The following proteins are encoded in a genomic region of Sorangiineae bacterium MSr12523:
- a CDS encoding tetratricopeptide repeat protein, translating into MSQDSVPPPGGPAGSNSAADGAITPEDFLRRAMTARTPAGRARYARRGLATTAPLDRTTHAMLLRQLYLSQFETRRFRKAHEIALQAIELNVLTDVLYQDAARAALALGDLEKAILHLRAATRRGPASRRPFHLWTLGSILFLAQRYDEAIASLTRATRWGTREKPLYRAHLALARIANGEHVSDVSDTMLELARAPCGQGYGRFVLGHLAYAAGEWVTARRYLEAFVKRTESGGVARSIALEPEIRMARATIGKMSAN; encoded by the coding sequence GTGTCCCAAGACAGCGTGCCCCCGCCGGGTGGGCCGGCGGGTTCCAATTCTGCCGCCGACGGTGCCATCACCCCCGAAGATTTCCTTCGCCGGGCGATGACCGCGCGCACGCCGGCTGGACGCGCCCGCTATGCGCGGCGCGGCCTGGCGACGACCGCGCCTCTCGATCGCACCACCCACGCGATGCTGCTTCGGCAGCTTTATCTTTCGCAGTTCGAGACGCGGCGCTTCCGTAAGGCCCACGAGATTGCGCTCCAAGCCATCGAGCTCAATGTCCTAACGGACGTCCTCTACCAAGACGCGGCACGGGCCGCGCTTGCCTTGGGCGATCTCGAGAAGGCCATCCTTCATCTGCGGGCGGCCACCCGACGCGGTCCAGCATCGCGCCGGCCGTTTCATCTGTGGACGTTGGGGAGCATTCTTTTCCTGGCGCAACGTTACGATGAGGCCATCGCGTCGCTCACGCGGGCCACGCGCTGGGGCACGCGGGAGAAGCCTCTCTACCGAGCTCACCTCGCGCTGGCCCGCATCGCCAACGGCGAGCACGTCTCCGACGTGTCGGACACCATGCTCGAGCTCGCCCGTGCGCCGTGCGGGCAAGGCTACGGCCGCTTCGTTTTGGGGCATCTTGCCTACGCCGCCGGCGAATGGGTCACCGCCCGCCGCTACTTGGAGGCGTTCGTGAAGCGGACCGAGTCGGGCGGGGTGGCCCGGAGCATCGCGCTCGAGCCGGAGATCCGCATGGCGCGCGCAACCATTGGGAAGATGAGCGCGAACTAA
- a CDS encoding thioredoxin family protein — MNQATLTTAPRANNKRLWITLGAVAVSALLIAAFGRSLWSLFSELSHDKEAYGRLAQENPAIAVVMSFGVGLVSSLTPCVFPMVPITVSIFGATEAQSRTRGALLSGTFVLGIATLFVPLGIVAAFTGTLMGAALANPWVVSAMAILFLALAASMFGAFEIALPASLTNKLSTVGGVGFKGAFVLGLVMGLIAAPCTGPFVTGMLVSIANTKSIFVGGVSMFSFALGLGMLFFLAGTFAVNLPKAGAWMLGIKWGSGVVLAYMAFAYMRDSFPSVRSLIDPGTIYGTVGGILLLIGLVLGSIHIAAERRKSPIAHLSKPMKLASIIPAVVGAFMFLSWGQLFANNLEREAAAREAIAQNKDLASAPPIAWQGNAAEESARAQALAANKPVLVDFGASWCKACNELDEQTWPDPRVRGAAAKFVGIKVDATDDEDPTVKRLQKKYGVVGLPTVVILNSRGEEKARFNEFVTPDKMAAALKGVD, encoded by the coding sequence ATGAACCAAGCCACGCTCACGACCGCGCCGCGCGCGAACAACAAGCGCCTCTGGATCACCTTGGGCGCCGTCGCCGTCTCGGCGCTGCTCATTGCTGCATTTGGTCGTTCGCTCTGGAGCCTGTTCTCCGAGCTTTCACACGATAAGGAAGCCTACGGAAGGCTGGCGCAGGAAAACCCGGCCATCGCGGTCGTGATGTCGTTTGGCGTCGGGCTGGTGAGCAGCCTCACCCCGTGCGTCTTTCCGATGGTGCCCATCACCGTATCGATCTTCGGCGCGACCGAAGCCCAATCGCGCACGCGCGGCGCTCTCTTGTCGGGCACGTTCGTGCTGGGCATCGCCACCTTGTTCGTACCGCTCGGCATCGTCGCCGCCTTCACGGGCACGCTGATGGGTGCGGCGCTGGCCAATCCGTGGGTGGTTTCGGCCATGGCGATTCTGTTTCTCGCTCTGGCCGCCTCCATGTTTGGCGCGTTCGAGATTGCGCTACCGGCGAGCTTGACGAACAAGCTTTCGACGGTGGGCGGCGTCGGCTTCAAGGGCGCGTTCGTTCTCGGTTTGGTGATGGGCCTCATCGCCGCACCGTGCACGGGACCCTTCGTGACGGGCATGCTCGTGAGCATCGCCAACACGAAGAGCATCTTCGTCGGTGGCGTTTCGATGTTCTCCTTCGCACTCGGCCTGGGGATGCTCTTCTTCTTGGCAGGTACCTTCGCCGTGAACCTGCCGAAGGCCGGCGCGTGGATGCTCGGCATCAAGTGGGGCAGTGGCGTGGTGCTGGCCTACATGGCCTTCGCGTACATGCGCGACTCCTTCCCGAGCGTGCGCTCCTTGATCGACCCGGGCACGATCTACGGCACCGTGGGCGGCATTCTTCTCCTCATCGGCCTGGTCCTCGGGAGCATCCACATCGCCGCCGAGCGGCGTAAGTCACCCATCGCGCACTTGTCGAAGCCGATGAAGCTTGCCTCGATCATCCCCGCGGTGGTGGGTGCCTTCATGTTCCTCAGCTGGGGCCAGTTGTTCGCGAACAACCTGGAACGCGAGGCCGCCGCCCGCGAGGCGATCGCACAGAACAAGGACCTTGCCTCGGCCCCGCCCATCGCGTGGCAAGGCAACGCCGCCGAGGAATCGGCGCGCGCCCAGGCCCTCGCGGCGAACAAACCGGTGCTGGTGGACTTCGGCGCGAGCTGGTGCAAGGCCTGCAACGAGCTCGATGAGCAAACCTGGCCCGATCCGCGGGTGCGCGGCGCCGCGGCGAAGTTCGTCGGCATCAAGGTCGACGCCACCGACGACGAAGATCCCACGGTGAAGCGTCTGCAGAAGAAGTACGGCGTCGTCGGCCTGCCCACCGTGGTGATCCTGAACAGCCGCGGCGAAGAGAAAGCGCGCTTCAACGAGTTCGTGACCCCCGACAAGATGGCCGCCGCCCTCAAGGGCGTCGACTGA
- a CDS encoding LysR substrate-binding domain-containing protein — protein MVAIDPTLLPTFLAVRDAGRISAAAKIVHLSQPAVTAQIRKLEEALGVALFVRSARGVAPTRAGERLAAYARSVQRTLDEAAAAVRAGEEPLGALSLTASTTIAAHVLPPVLAKFRAAHPAIPLRLEVANTEEVLAAVKSGRVPLGLVEGHSRAAGVHLEPYVDDALVPVIGRTAPFRIRKVRDLAGVPILWREPGSGTRAILERALRTAGIRKKPLAIDLELASTEAILGAAVAGLGIAFVSRWSIQPHLVAGGVHLVPGLDFSVRRTFSWAIPAGGLQGTESRFYTFANGNPPVIS, from the coding sequence ATGGTCGCGATCGATCCCACGCTGCTACCCACCTTCCTCGCTGTCCGTGATGCAGGACGCATTTCTGCTGCAGCGAAGATCGTCCACCTTTCGCAGCCCGCGGTGACCGCGCAGATCCGCAAACTCGAGGAAGCGCTCGGTGTGGCGCTCTTCGTCCGATCGGCGCGCGGTGTCGCTCCGACCCGCGCGGGGGAACGCCTCGCGGCGTACGCGCGCTCGGTGCAGCGCACCTTGGACGAAGCCGCCGCGGCGGTGCGCGCGGGCGAGGAGCCGCTCGGGGCGCTGTCGCTCACCGCGAGCACCACCATTGCTGCGCACGTCTTGCCGCCGGTGCTGGCCAAGTTCCGCGCGGCGCATCCGGCCATTCCCCTTCGCCTCGAGGTGGCCAACACCGAGGAGGTTCTCGCCGCCGTCAAAAGCGGTCGCGTTCCTCTCGGCCTGGTCGAGGGCCACTCCCGCGCGGCGGGTGTTCACCTCGAGCCCTACGTCGACGACGCCTTGGTTCCGGTCATCGGACGCACCGCCCCGTTCCGCATCCGCAAAGTGCGCGATCTCGCCGGGGTCCCCATTTTGTGGCGCGAGCCCGGCTCCGGCACGCGCGCCATCCTCGAGCGCGCCTTGCGCACCGCCGGCATTCGCAAAAAGCCGCTGGCCATCGATCTCGAGCTCGCGAGCACCGAGGCCATCCTCGGTGCGGCCGTCGCGGGGCTGGGCATCGCCTTCGTCTCGCGCTGGTCGATCCAGCCGCACCTGGTGGCGGGCGGCGTTCACCTCGTTCCCGGTCTCGACTTTTCCGTGCGCCGCACCTTCTCCTGGGCCATCCCCGCCGGCGGCCTCCAAGGCACCGAATCGCGCTTCTACACCTTCGCCAACGGCAACCCGCCGGTCATCTCTTAA
- a CDS encoding putative sulfate exporter family transporter: MSPSYFLLPLGFVLALSPWASPGLSLLGGAAIGLAWGNPYLRITRKLAHALLVAAIVGLGAGMDLRVVARVGAQGIGYTAASIAGALLLGMALARLLRVQSRPGLLIAVGTAICGGSAIAAVAPALRAKEDEVTVALGTVFLLNATALVLFPAIGHAVGLSQENFGLWSALAIHDTSSVVGASMAYGARALEVATTVKLTRALWIVPVTLLIAHCSAAGGAGGKTAAAPKPWFIAAFLAASALVTFVPGLSGLGAPVSLAARHAMSAMLFLVGTAISRSALRAVGVRALAQGVLLWIVVAGASLVFVARG; the protein is encoded by the coding sequence ATGAGTCCTTCCTATTTTCTTCTTCCATTGGGATTCGTGTTGGCCCTTTCGCCTTGGGCTTCACCGGGTCTTTCTCTTTTGGGCGGCGCAGCCATCGGGCTCGCCTGGGGCAATCCGTACCTACGCATCACGCGAAAGCTCGCGCATGCGCTGCTCGTGGCAGCCATCGTCGGACTTGGCGCAGGTATGGACCTTCGCGTGGTTGCGCGGGTGGGCGCGCAGGGCATCGGCTACACGGCGGCGAGCATCGCGGGTGCGCTTTTGCTCGGCATGGCGCTGGCTCGGCTGCTGCGCGTGCAGTCGCGTCCGGGGCTGCTCATTGCGGTGGGCACGGCCATCTGCGGCGGAAGCGCGATTGCTGCGGTGGCTCCGGCACTGCGCGCAAAAGAGGACGAGGTCACCGTGGCCCTTGGCACGGTGTTTCTGCTCAACGCGACCGCGCTGGTTCTCTTTCCCGCGATTGGACACGCGGTGGGGCTTTCTCAGGAGAACTTCGGGCTCTGGTCGGCGCTGGCCATCCACGACACCAGCTCCGTCGTGGGTGCCTCGATGGCCTACGGCGCGCGCGCGCTCGAGGTGGCAACCACGGTCAAGCTGACGCGGGCCTTGTGGATCGTGCCCGTGACCTTGCTGATTGCACACTGTAGCGCCGCCGGGGGAGCCGGCGGCAAAACGGCAGCAGCGCCCAAGCCATGGTTCATCGCCGCATTTCTCGCGGCATCGGCGCTGGTGACCTTCGTTCCGGGCCTCTCGGGCCTCGGCGCTCCGGTGAGCCTGGCCGCGCGGCACGCGATGAGCGCGATGCTCTTCCTCGTCGGCACGGCCATCAGCCGCTCCGCCTTGCGCGCCGTCGGCGTGCGCGCCCTCGCGCAAGGCGTGCTGCTCTGGATCGTCGTCGCCGGAGCGTCTCTGGTGTTCGTCGCTAGGGGTTGA
- a CDS encoding GYF domain-containing protein encodes MSGENEWRWADPRGQQRPVQADELRAALAAGSIAPNAPVWRRGWKQWIPAHDVPELQTSAQMGGLAAGAAQLHVAGRSLIEEPPPPPRYIPLVSKPPVAKANTMGTNTPAPHPARPRATPAPAKKTIVGIAPTTARTSSPSAPPSSGSAHLKRAVPSAPKSSPGTSKVPTPARPEPMVIEPEANTSVNLTAVTEGQATETLARADAVPPPRDGVRTVVGVPVIQDPRGAKGKPGDKAKAVGSGALKPKRQTLIQFGGAPSSSEADDAASPPGRPERTSQPIVVPAPGAQAGKNAVTRPPPWGEGAVEIGPAIPKSPPVPRLHRDESVEELSGSMLVEQTEEGPMVRRLSPSNPPPAVRSSAPALAGRVSSAPPPEVRGQSGATAPMPAYLQSSAPPRDMPAAGGYGGSISLETIPSDAPSPLMKRVFARWPYLERVQQGKPRFFFPVIFGLGLLVVVIGGVALVKAVTAPSSRTAANERANPAARVAMTTAGASASAAAPEKKPEVIEVPPPAAAAAPPCSIVGQPKSIAPQVVVQSGVEVAATGQGLALGFASAPKEAVTLLLDPATLATSAEHTTKAADVVRRVTPVPPAHAGGKDGSPAAAISLDRKGDAIEGRRTSSGPAPVDFGVANGHLVWAARGESKSSALWALAGDGPVEALRAVPLDGAERGYAITFRRGTSIWTGVVAAGDKSLVTKGELTEIKGLGPQVGSPSIAASGDTVLVLWADRANADEPWSLRYQRWQATGTSASDRAAEAAKTFNVPAGGLGAPFMSPGVTSLGQGRFLVVWTEGPVSSHQVRAQTLDADGALQGSAFTVSSEGANAGQGQATVLPDGRGAVAYLVAGGKGFELMATSVSCPRP; translated from the coding sequence GTGAGTGGTGAGAACGAGTGGCGTTGGGCCGATCCGCGCGGGCAACAACGCCCCGTGCAAGCCGACGAACTTCGGGCCGCCCTCGCCGCGGGATCCATCGCACCCAATGCTCCAGTGTGGAGGCGCGGGTGGAAACAGTGGATACCCGCCCACGATGTCCCTGAATTGCAGACAAGTGCGCAGATGGGCGGCTTGGCGGCTGGCGCCGCCCAGCTGCACGTCGCGGGGCGCTCGCTGATCGAGGAACCGCCGCCGCCACCGCGCTACATTCCCCTCGTTTCAAAGCCACCCGTCGCCAAAGCGAACACCATGGGAACGAACACTCCTGCCCCTCATCCTGCGCGCCCCAGGGCGACGCCGGCCCCGGCCAAGAAAACGATCGTGGGCATCGCACCCACGACAGCGCGCACGTCGAGTCCGAGCGCGCCGCCGTCCTCGGGCTCCGCGCATTTGAAGCGCGCCGTTCCGAGCGCGCCCAAATCCTCGCCGGGCACGAGCAAAGTACCAACGCCTGCGCGCCCGGAGCCGATGGTCATCGAGCCGGAGGCGAACACGTCGGTCAACCTCACCGCCGTGACGGAGGGGCAGGCCACCGAGACACTCGCCCGCGCCGACGCCGTCCCGCCGCCGCGCGATGGCGTGCGCACCGTGGTCGGGGTGCCCGTGATTCAGGATCCACGCGGTGCCAAGGGGAAGCCCGGCGACAAAGCAAAGGCCGTGGGATCGGGCGCGCTCAAGCCCAAGAGGCAGACCTTGATCCAATTCGGCGGGGCGCCCTCGTCGTCGGAGGCCGACGACGCCGCGAGCCCACCGGGGCGGCCCGAGCGCACGAGCCAGCCCATCGTGGTGCCCGCGCCCGGGGCGCAGGCCGGCAAGAACGCCGTGACGCGTCCGCCGCCGTGGGGCGAAGGCGCCGTGGAGATTGGGCCGGCCATTCCGAAGAGCCCACCGGTTCCGCGTCTGCACCGCGATGAAAGCGTCGAGGAGTTGAGCGGCTCGATGCTCGTGGAGCAAACCGAGGAAGGCCCGATGGTGCGCCGTCTCTCGCCATCGAACCCGCCGCCCGCGGTGCGTTCGAGCGCGCCTGCGCTAGCAGGGCGGGTGAGCAGTGCGCCGCCGCCCGAGGTGCGTGGCCAATCGGGCGCCACGGCTCCCATGCCCGCGTACCTTCAATCGAGCGCCCCGCCCCGCGACATGCCCGCGGCCGGTGGATACGGCGGCAGCATCAGCCTGGAGACGATCCCGAGCGATGCTCCGTCTCCGCTGATGAAGCGCGTGTTCGCGCGGTGGCCGTACCTCGAGCGCGTGCAGCAAGGCAAGCCGCGGTTTTTCTTCCCGGTGATCTTCGGCCTCGGGCTCTTGGTCGTGGTCATCGGCGGTGTGGCCCTCGTCAAAGCGGTGACCGCGCCGAGCTCGCGCACGGCCGCCAACGAGCGTGCGAATCCGGCGGCCCGCGTGGCGATGACCACGGCGGGAGCGTCCGCATCGGCCGCGGCGCCCGAGAAAAAGCCCGAGGTCATCGAGGTTCCGCCGCCTGCCGCGGCCGCAGCACCTCCGTGCAGCATCGTGGGGCAGCCCAAGTCGATTGCGCCGCAGGTCGTCGTGCAAAGCGGTGTCGAGGTCGCGGCGACGGGCCAGGGCCTCGCCCTCGGCTTTGCCAGCGCGCCCAAAGAAGCCGTCACCTTGCTTCTCGATCCGGCGACGCTCGCCACGTCGGCCGAGCACACCACCAAGGCCGCCGACGTCGTTCGCCGCGTCACCCCTGTTCCACCTGCGCATGCCGGTGGCAAAGACGGCTCGCCCGCGGCCGCCATTTCGCTCGATCGAAAAGGCGACGCCATCGAAGGACGGCGCACGTCGTCGGGGCCTGCGCCCGTCGATTTCGGCGTCGCCAATGGCCATCTCGTTTGGGCGGCGCGCGGCGAGAGCAAGAGCAGCGCGCTTTGGGCCCTCGCTGGCGACGGCCCCGTCGAAGCACTGCGCGCCGTCCCCCTCGATGGCGCCGAACGCGGCTACGCGATCACGTTCCGCCGCGGCACCTCGATCTGGACCGGCGTCGTGGCCGCCGGCGACAAGAGCCTCGTCACCAAGGGCGAGCTCACCGAGATCAAAGGCCTCGGCCCGCAGGTGGGCTCGCCCTCCATCGCGGCGAGCGGAGACACCGTGCTCGTGCTCTGGGCCGATCGCGCGAATGCCGACGAGCCGTGGTCCCTTCGCTACCAGCGTTGGCAGGCCACGGGAACGTCGGCGTCCGATCGCGCCGCGGAGGCTGCCAAGACGTTCAATGTGCCCGCCGGCGGATTGGGTGCACCGTTCATGTCCCCCGGCGTGACCTCGCTCGGTCAAGGTCGCTTCCTCGTCGTGTGGACCGAGGGACCCGTTTCGAGCCATCAAGTGCGCGCGCAAACCCTGGATGCCGATGGCGCGCTGCAGGGCTCCGCCTTTACCGTGTCGAGCGAAGGCGCGAACGCGGGGCAGGGGCAGGCTACCGTGCTGCCGGATGGTCGCGGCGCGGTCGCATATCTGGTAGCGGGTGGGAAAGGGTTCGAGCTGATGGCGACGTCCGTATCGTGCCCCCGCCCCTAA
- a CDS encoding ComF family protein, giving the protein MFLLDAAGALVAPERCAACDERVPFRTVFCTACAATASANRDGPGASHPLATLHAPFLYGGAIATAVTRFKYEGRSELARPLAHLLLRAWPQLKPLAIDTVVPVPLHATRLVERGFNQAALLGRLLARRLGAAFEARALTRIKATEAQATLSREGRQRNVRGAFEARQVDLLANRRVLLVDDVATTGSTLAEAAIAVHAAKAHIVHAVVLARA; this is encoded by the coding sequence ATGTTCCTTCTCGATGCCGCCGGCGCCTTGGTCGCCCCCGAACGATGCGCCGCCTGCGACGAACGCGTGCCCTTTCGCACCGTGTTTTGCACGGCGTGCGCGGCCACGGCGTCCGCAAATCGGGATGGGCCGGGTGCATCGCATCCCCTCGCCACGTTGCATGCTCCCTTTCTCTATGGCGGGGCGATTGCCACGGCGGTCACGCGATTCAAATACGAAGGCCGCAGTGAATTGGCGCGGCCACTCGCCCATTTGCTTTTGCGTGCTTGGCCGCAGCTAAAGCCTCTCGCCATCGATACCGTGGTGCCTGTTCCTCTCCATGCCACGCGTCTGGTCGAGCGTGGGTTCAATCAGGCCGCGCTATTGGGACGGCTGCTCGCGCGTCGACTCGGCGCGGCATTCGAAGCACGGGCTTTGACGCGGATCAAAGCCACCGAGGCACAGGCGACACTCTCCCGAGAGGGCCGTCAGCGCAATGTGCGCGGCGCATTCGAAGCGCGTCAGGTGGATTTGCTCGCGAATCGCCGCGTCTTGCTCGTGGACGATGTGGCCACCACCGGCTCGACTCTTGCCGAGGCAGCAATTGCCGTCCATGCGGCCAAAGCACATATCGTACATGCGGTCGTACTGGCCCGCGCATAG
- a CDS encoding GNAT family N-acetyltransferase produces MTTKNPTMRPIERAPSPPLATVLRTPRLILRPGRESDVPALLRASRRNADHLRPWSPAPPPGEVRASLTTASKEVARDRILWKRGTHCAFYIFLADEEAPKIIGRIVLSNIVRRVFQNAYLGYWIDRDLQGQGYMSEAVDAVVDFAFGPMALHRVQAAVMPRNPGSMRVLEKCGFRREGYAVRYLKIANHWEDHVIFAITREERDERD; encoded by the coding sequence ATGACAACGAAGAATCCCACGATGCGCCCCATCGAACGCGCACCTTCGCCGCCGCTCGCCACCGTTCTTCGCACGCCGCGCCTGATCTTGCGGCCCGGGCGCGAGTCCGACGTTCCCGCGCTCCTACGCGCCTCCCGCCGCAACGCCGATCACTTGCGTCCCTGGAGCCCGGCGCCGCCGCCCGGCGAAGTGCGCGCCTCGCTCACCACCGCCTCCAAAGAAGTCGCGCGCGACCGCATCCTCTGGAAGCGCGGTACGCACTGTGCGTTCTACATTTTCCTCGCGGACGAAGAGGCGCCGAAAATCATCGGCCGCATCGTCTTGAGCAACATCGTGCGCCGCGTCTTTCAGAACGCGTACCTCGGTTATTGGATCGACCGCGACCTGCAAGGTCAGGGCTACATGAGCGAGGCCGTCGATGCGGTCGTCGATTTTGCCTTCGGCCCGATGGCACTGCACCGCGTGCAGGCCGCCGTCATGCCGCGCAACCCAGGGAGCATGCGCGTGCTCGAAAAATGCGGCTTCCGACGGGAAGGTTATGCCGTGCGCTACCTGAAAATCGCCAACCATTGGGAAGACCACGTCATTTTCGCCATTACCCGCGAAGAACGCGACGAACGCGACTAA